One Nitrospirota bacterium genomic window, CCCTGTCCCCTTCATACGAAGGGGACAGGGGGGGAGGAGAACCAATTGCAGAGATTAAAAGATTGATGAACCTGCTAACATGACTACAGCAAATACTATTGTTATTAATGCGTGTATCCTGTTTGCAGTTTGAATTTCTTTATCCATTTTTAAATCACCTCCTGTTAATTTTTCTTACTTTCAATACCTATTATATAGAATGGATATTAAAAAACGATTAGAAGAAAGTCCTGTGCGCCAATATACTCACAAACTTTATCAGCCTTACTCCTGTTTTTATAATATTGAACTACTACTGATGAGCCCGCCTCTGCAAGCATCCTGCAAATAGCAGCACTGGTTTCATTGCTTCCGCCGGTCACGAGGGCTACCTTACCGGTTAGATCAATCAGGCCTGAGGGCATCAAAATCCTTAACCTCCCTCTGAAGATATTCTTTAAGACGTTTTATTATATTTCCCTCGAGCTGCCTGACACGTTCCTTTGATATATCAAATCTTCTGCCTATTTCACTGAGTGATTTTGGCTCTTCCGATAGTATCCTGTTCTGCAGTATATCAAGGTCTCGCTCATTCAAGCCATCTGAAAACCCTGCAATCTTTTCTTTAAATATTAAAGAAATCTCTTCATCCGCAATCCTGTCAATAACAGGGGTCTCTCCGGAGGATAAAACACTCAACAGTGTGCTCTTAGAGTCTTCTGACAGCGGCTCATCCACAGATACATCCTGACTTCCAAGGCGCTGGTCCATCTCAATAACCTCTTTTTCCTTCACACCGAGTTCACTTGCGATAAGCTTGGGGCCTGCCTCATATCCCAGGGCCTCAAGCCTTGCCTTCTCCTTCATGAGATTGAAAAATAGTTTTCTCTGTGCCTGAGTAGTCCCGATCTTAACGAGCCGCCAGTTATTGATTATGTATCTGAGCATATACGCCTTTACCCACCATGTGGCATAAGTAACAAGTCTCAGGTTACGGTAAGGATCGAATTTCTTCACTGCCTGCATAAGACCGAGGTTACCTTCCTGGATCAGGTCCATCATGTTCAAACCTACCCTCTTGTACTCCATAGCAATAACTACGACCATCTTGAGGTTTGCCATTATCAGCTTCGATATAGCATCAAGGTCACCTTCTTCCTTATACCTGATTGCAAGTCTGATCTCTTCCTCTTTTGTAAGGTAACGGTATCTCCTGATCTCTGCCATGTAGTGCTGAAGAGGATCATAGCGGGCAAGCGATGTGCCTGAGACGAAATCATCCCCCTCATGCGGAACCAATATATCAATATCCTCAATATTCATCGGTTCGCTGATGACACCGTCTAACTGCTCTAATTCATCCGCATCATCCGGCCCTTCAGTTAACTCGATGTCGTTATCCGGTTCGATATCTTTTTCGTAGTCCATTATCTTCTTGTCAGATCAAGAACAGCTTTTACCAGTTTTTCTATACCGTCTGCCGCCTCTCCTATTGAGCCCGCTGTCATATAAGCAGGAGTAGACACTACCTTATGCTTGCTGTCAACGACTATGTTTGATGCAGTACAACTAAGATGATGCCCTCCCATCGCATTTATGGCATCCGCCGTATCCTTGTCCGAGCCTATCGTAAGTTCAAGCGGTGTCGCATCTCCGAATATCTTTGCCATCATTGCAGGTGCAATACATATGGCGCCTATTGGCTTACCCAAGCTGAAGGTATCCATCGTCAGTCTTGCCACATCCTCATTAACCTTGCAGTCAGCTCCATCGAAGGCAAATGTGCATAGGTTTTTAGCTGCCCCGAAACCGCCGGGAAATATCAGTGCATCTATTTCTGCTGCACGGATGCCTCTGACATCCCTGATATTCCCTCTGGCAATCCTTGCAGATTCAACAAGGACATTTCGCCTCTCCCCCTTGGACACCTCCCCGGTAAGGTGATTGACTACGTGGGCCTGCTCCACATTGGGCGCCATAATAACAGGTGTTGCACCGTATTTCCCGAGGAAATAAAGGGTCAGGACACTCTCATGTATCTCAGAACCGTCCTGAACACCACATCCGGATAAAACCACGCCAACCTTTGCCATTGTCATACCCTCCTTTCAACTAAAATTCCTTGTCTTTAATTGTAGAATTATATTATAATTCAAACTCCTTGTTAAGTGCAAAAAGGGGATCAAATAAATGGACATAGAAAAACTGGCAGAAACAGCAAAGATTATCCGCAGGGATATAATTAAGATGACTACTGAGGTGAATTCCGGTCACCCCGGGGGATCTCTTTCTGCAACAGATATAATAGCTGTACTCTATTTCAAGGTCATGAGACATGACCCTGATAATCCCGAATGGCCTGACAGGGATAGATTTATACTCAGCAAGGGACATGCAGCGCCAGCCCTCTACAGTGCACTTGCCCATTCCGGATATTTTCCGACTGAACAGCTTCTTACGCTGAGACGGTTCGGGAGTCCTCTGCAGGGCCACCCGGAAACGGGGAAATTACAAGGGGTAGAGGCATCTACAGGCTCACTTGGTCAGGGACTTTCCATTGCCTCTGGCATCGCGCTGGCGGGAAAGATTGATAATAAGGACTATCATACTTACGTAATGATTGGTGACGGGGAATCAGAAGAGGGACAGGTTTGGGAAGCAGCCATGTCTTCTGCCTATTACAGGCTTGATAATCTTACCGCATTTATTGATTACAACAGTATTCAACTTGATGGATGGGTGAAGGATATAATGGAGCTGGAACCGATAGTTGACAAGTGGAAAGCGTTTGGCTGGCATGTCATAGAAATAGATGGACATAATCTACACCAGATAATAAAGGCTATTGAAGAGGCAAAGGCTACTACGGGAAAACCAACGGTTATTGTTGCACGGACCGTCAAAGGAAAAGGTGTATCATTTATGGAAAACAATGTGGAGTTTCATGGAATGGCAGCGACACGTGAGCAGATGGCAGTTGCCCTGAAAGAGTTGGGGGAATAGCGATGTCCTGTAAAAGGGTTTACGGGATGGCTACGAGGGATGCTTATGGCAAGGTGCTGGTTGAGCTTGGCAGGGAAAATCCTTTAATAGTTGCCCTTGATGCCGATTTATCAAAGTCCACAAAGAGCGTCTTCTTTGCCAAAGAGTTTAAGGACAGATTTTTTAACATGGGTATAGCGGAAGCAAACATGGTTTCAACTGCCGCAGGTCTTGCCTCCTGCGGAAAGATACCTTTTGCATCAAGTTTTGCATCATTTCTGATGTGTAAAACGTTTGACCAGCTCCGGATGAGCGTGGCCAATCCACATCTTAATGTAAAGCTGGCAGGCTCTCATGGCGGCATTAGCATAGGAGAAGACGGGGCTTCTCAGATGTCTGTAGAAGATATAGCCCTCGCATGTTCTCTTCCAGGCTTTGTCGTCCTCGTACCTGCAGATGAATTTTCTACAATGGCCTTAGTCAGACAGGCAGCAGAACACAAAGGCCCTGTTTACATACGTACAGGCAGGCCAAAGGCTCCGGTTATTTACCAGAAGGGCTCTGACATTAAAATTGGCACAGCAAACATTGTTCGTGAGGGAATAGACGTAACGGTAATAGCAAACGGTCTGATGGTGCAGGAGGCTGTTGAAGCGGCATGTGCATGCAGTGAGAGGGGAATTGATGTCCGGGTCATAGACATGCATACCGTAAAACCAATAGATGTAAATTCTATTATCCAGTCTGCTCAAACTACGGGGGCTATTGTAACGGCGGAAGAACATCTCCTGTCAGGAGGTCTTGGTTCTGCTGTGGCTCAGGTGGTCAGCGAGAACTGCCCGGTACCAATGGGATTTGTGGGACTCCATGATACCTACGCAGAGTCAGGCACACCGGAGGAGCTTTTCAGAAAATACGGGATTACAGCAGGTGATATAGTAAGGAAAATTGATGCGGTATTGAAGAGAAAATAGGTAAAAAAGGCAAGAAAAAGGGGGAAATAGAACCATCCCCTTTTTCATTGCACTTTTCATCAAATTAGTAAATTAGAATGCTGTAAACAACATCAAAGTAGTCAGCTGGTCTCCACCTGCTGGTTTAGGATCATTTGCATCTCCGGCATACAGAGAGTGATTCAATTGCAGTTGGATATTCTGGGCAGCATTGTGTGTCACACCAAGTGTAATGGCTGTATCTTCATTTTTTGTAGCGGTCCCTTTGTCTGCTGAGCGGTAGGCCAGAGAAGCCATTAACTTGTTCGGGATTACCCCAAGTTCACCAATAATGGCCCATGCAGTCTTATTATCTGATGCACTGTTAAAGATATTTACCGGATCACCGGCCTTTGTCTTTTCTGCAGATGCATAGGATGCATATACACCCAAAGGCATTGAAGATACGCGGCCCTGTGCCTGTGCATCCAATGCCCATGCATGAGTTCCGTATTGTCCGGCAGCGAGGTCTGAGGCATCGGTCTCTAATTTGGTAGTGCCTCCCCACCACTGAATACCGCCACCAAGGTCCCATTCACCCACAGTAGGGGTTGCCGCGATCCTTACATACTTGGAAAAAGGTCCGATGTCCCTGCCCGTATGGGTCGGCGCCCAAAGAGATATATTTACAAAACCCATGTTATTGGCTGCAACGAACGCTATTCCCTCTGCAGGCGTAGCTGTATTTATGTATTGCTGCGCAGACATGTCTTTCCTGTGTTCTATAGGCCTCGCTGCCCGCATTGCACCGGTATTAAGCAGTTCAAAACCATATGACACACCGAGTGAATCGGTATTGAATGGTATTGCACTCAGCTTCATACCAGCCACGTCAAAAACAAAAGGCATTTTAAAAGAGGTAAAATTGTCAAACCCCTCACCCGCGACTCCCATTTCATAGGCAAACCCTACATGATCACCTATATGGCCGCCAAGAAAAAGTGCAGCCTCATCAGGGAACTGTAGTTCCCCCTTGTTGGTGCCAATCTTGTCATAGACCTTAACACTTCCATCGGTATAGTACTCACCATTTGTCTTCTGATACCTCACCTTTAATACCACTGACGCATTTAAAACACTGGGAACAGAAAGCATATCTCCTTCTATCATGCTCTGACCGCCCACCATAGTGTAACCTCCGGCCTTAAAGCTGCGGCCAAAGGCATTTAAAGACGGGAAATGCTGGAAATGACATGTTGAACAGGAGAGCCCTGTCTGAC contains:
- a CDS encoding RNA polymerase factor sigma-32, with the protein product MDYEKDIEPDNDIELTEGPDDADELEQLDGVISEPMNIEDIDILVPHEGDDFVSGTSLARYDPLQHYMAEIRRYRYLTKEEEIRLAIRYKEEGDLDAISKLIMANLKMVVVIAMEYKRVGLNMMDLIQEGNLGLMQAVKKFDPYRNLRLVTYATWWVKAYMLRYIINNWRLVKIGTTQAQRKLFFNLMKEKARLEALGYEAGPKLIASELGVKEKEVIEMDQRLGSQDVSVDEPLSEDSKSTLLSVLSSGETPVIDRIADEEISLIFKEKIAGFSDGLNERDLDILQNRILSEEPKSLSEIGRRFDISKERVRQLEGNIIKRLKEYLQREVKDFDALRPD
- a CDS encoding transketolase, with protein sequence MDIEKLAETAKIIRRDIIKMTTEVNSGHPGGSLSATDIIAVLYFKVMRHDPDNPEWPDRDRFILSKGHAAPALYSALAHSGYFPTEQLLTLRRFGSPLQGHPETGKLQGVEASTGSLGQGLSIASGIALAGKIDNKDYHTYVMIGDGESEEGQVWEAAMSSAYYRLDNLTAFIDYNSIQLDGWVKDIMELEPIVDKWKAFGWHVIEIDGHNLHQIIKAIEEAKATTGKPTVIVARTVKGKGVSFMENNVEFHGMAATREQMAVALKELGE
- the elbB gene encoding isoprenoid biosynthesis glyoxalase ElbB → MAKVGVVLSGCGVQDGSEIHESVLTLYFLGKYGATPVIMAPNVEQAHVVNHLTGEVSKGERRNVLVESARIARGNIRDVRGIRAAEIDALIFPGGFGAAKNLCTFAFDGADCKVNEDVARLTMDTFSLGKPIGAICIAPAMMAKIFGDATPLELTIGSDKDTADAINAMGGHHLSCTASNIVVDSKHKVVSTPAYMTAGSIGEAADGIEKLVKAVLDLTRR
- a CDS encoding transketolase family protein — its product is MSCKRVYGMATRDAYGKVLVELGRENPLIVALDADLSKSTKSVFFAKEFKDRFFNMGIAEANMVSTAAGLASCGKIPFASSFASFLMCKTFDQLRMSVANPHLNVKLAGSHGGISIGEDGASQMSVEDIALACSLPGFVVLVPADEFSTMALVRQAAEHKGPVYIRTGRPKAPVIYQKGSDIKIGTANIVREGIDVTVIANGLMVQEAVEAACACSERGIDVRVIDMHTVKPIDVNSIIQSAQTTGAIVTAEEHLLSGGLGSAVAQVVSENCPVPMGFVGLHDTYAESGTPEELFRKYGITAGDIVRKIDAVLKRK